The following are encoded together in the Flavihumibacter fluvii genome:
- a CDS encoding LytR/AlgR family response regulator transcription factor, which produces MLQEHIFFNAEKHLARIRIADIMFVESKHRHVHIFCTDNVWDLRMSLDQLQTKLPSSMFVRIHRSYLVALQHITFYMDSVVHLGDFELPVQHGKVNEFKDAIDIINRERRNRSKLLSKYKKL; this is translated from the coding sequence ATGCTCCAGGAACACATCTTCTTCAACGCTGAAAAACATCTCGCTCGCATCCGGATCGCCGATATCATGTTCGTCGAATCCAAACACCGCCATGTCCACATTTTTTGTACCGACAATGTCTGGGATCTCCGGATGTCACTCGACCAGCTCCAAACCAAATTACCATCCAGCATGTTTGTGCGCATTCACCGGTCTTACCTCGTTGCGCTTCAACATATCACTTTCTATATGGACAGTGTTGTTCACCTGGGTGATTTTGAATTGCCGGTGCAGCATGGTAAAGTAAATGAATTTAAAGATGCCATCGATATCATAAACAGGGAACGTCGAAACCGATCAAAATTATTATCCAAATACAAAAAGCTTTAA
- a CDS encoding DUF5675 family protein → MELQLERVYFPTGTNGILRANDEILCYTIELPWRYNIRMRSCIPEGRYQLVLRYSDRHKTHLLLQDVPSRTLILVHPANYAEKELRGCIAPVSKLAGPGMGQGSSKAFACLMGLVFKSFNYEKPVWLTIREMPRIDHLKFNIV, encoded by the coding sequence ATGGAACTGCAATTAGAACGTGTGTACTTCCCAACAGGTACTAACGGAATATTGCGGGCAAATGACGAGATCCTTTGTTACACAATTGAATTGCCCTGGCGATACAATATCAGGATGCGTTCCTGCATTCCGGAAGGACGATACCAACTGGTGCTTCGCTACAGCGACCGGCACAAGACCCACCTGCTCTTGCAGGATGTTCCTTCCAGGACGCTGATCCTGGTTCACCCGGCCAACTATGCAGAAAAGGAACTCAGGGGCTGTATTGCCCCGGTTTCCAAACTGGCGGGACCGGGTATGGGGCAGGGATCTTCCAAAGCATTTGCCTGTTTGATGGGCCTCGTTTTTAAATCCTTCAACTATGAAAAACCAGTGTGGCTGACCATTCGTGAGATGCCACGTATTGATCACTTAAAATTTAATATCGTATGA
- a CDS encoding helix-turn-helix domain-containing protein produces MITQISHNRIGRIFLVPLDKTDYPATSLNLHAAHKAKAFQGTIRLHEYLSSDGSLFLFAYALQPAVVLRKQDDAGGLKLLVMVQGSLTLQAGINEKIFLTEGKLCLFRSADYTIDLPEATQVRYFLFDIDPLVIRFGLVNLSEGRYNLTATMLAHLADILNPPKQLAYPGQWLSMQLLNLLYQVGEEIVLEGQRTNSNNYHIDFAHAADAFIHRNLARNFTTKEISKHVGLNECDLKNAFSNLFGMGMGKWQNKLRMERAKQLLQQSDKSIFDIAIECGYGAPSSLRYNFLIETDQTPANWRKNNKL; encoded by the coding sequence GTGATAACACAGATCTCACATAACAGGATTGGCAGGATTTTCCTGGTGCCTTTGGATAAAACTGATTATCCGGCAACTAGCCTCAACCTGCACGCTGCTCACAAAGCAAAGGCTTTCCAGGGCACTATTCGTTTGCATGAATATCTCTCTTCCGACGGCTCCCTGTTTTTATTCGCCTATGCGCTGCAACCTGCTGTGGTTCTTAGAAAGCAGGATGATGCTGGTGGACTGAAATTACTGGTGATGGTGCAGGGTAGCCTTACTTTACAGGCAGGCATAAACGAAAAGATCTTCTTAACGGAAGGCAAATTGTGTCTTTTCCGTTCAGCAGATTATACCATTGATCTTCCTGAAGCTACGCAGGTGAGATACTTTCTTTTTGATATCGATCCACTGGTGATTCGTTTCGGCCTGGTTAACCTTTCCGAAGGCCGCTACAACCTTACCGCCACTATGCTGGCTCACCTGGCGGATATTTTGAATCCACCAAAGCAGCTGGCATACCCCGGGCAATGGCTGTCCATGCAGTTGTTGAACCTGCTGTACCAGGTGGGGGAAGAAATTGTGTTGGAAGGGCAGCGCACCAATAGTAATAATTACCATATCGATTTTGCCCACGCGGCAGATGCCTTCATTCATCGCAACCTCGCGCGGAATTTCACCACTAAGGAAATTTCGAAACATGTGGGCCTCAATGAATGCGATCTCAAAAATGCGTTCAGCAATCTTTTTGGAATGGGCATGGGCAAGTGGCAGAATAAACTCCGGATGGAAAGGGCTAAGCAGTTATTACAACAATCGGATAAGTCCATCTTCGATATCGCCATAGAATGTGGTTATGGCGCCCCCAGTTCTTTACGCTACAATTTTCTCATAGAAACCGATCAGACTCCCGCCAACTGGCGCAAAAACAATAAGCTATGA